The DNA sequence ATCGCCATCGTGATGGACGGCAATCGCCGGTGGGCGCGCAAGCGGCACCTGCCGGCCATCGCCGGACATCGCGCCGGGGTCGAGACGATCCGCAAGACGCTGCGAGCCGCGCGCGAGCGTGGGGTCGAGTACCTCACGCTGTACTCGTTCTCGACCGAGAACTGGTCGCGCGACCCCGAAGAGGTCACGGGCCTCATGGCGCTCCTCGAGGAGACGATCCGCCGCGAGACCGACTCGCTCGTGCGCGACGACGTGCGCCTCGAGGTCATCGGACGGTTGCACGAGCTTTCGCCGGGGCTGCAGCGTTCGATCGCCGGCGCCGTTGAGGCGACGTCGAAGTGCGCTCACGGCGTGATGA is a window from the Candidatus Limnocylindria bacterium genome containing:
- the uppS gene encoding polyprenyl diphosphate synthase, translating into MSPVPRHIAIVMDGNRRWARKRHLPAIAGHRAGVETIRKTLRAARERGVEYLTLYSFSTENWSRDPEEVTGLMALLEETIRRETDSLVRDDVRLEVIGRLHELSPGLQRSIAGAVEATSKCAHGVMTLAFNYGGRAEIVDAVRRIVGDGVAADAVDEAAIASRLYAPDHPDPDLLIRTGGELRVSNFLLWEVAYAEMWATPVLWPDFSVKDLDDALASYAERERRFGR